A region from the Plutella xylostella chromosome 6, ilPluXylo3.1, whole genome shotgun sequence genome encodes:
- the LOC105384897 gene encoding glutaredoxin 3 yields the protein MSLAILETAEIFGTTIGSPNLTVVHFSADWAAQCGQVSDVLKELAKLPEIQASGAKFCICDAEKLSEASLKYKVDSVPTVILFKNGNLLDRVDGADASQISAKVKAHSLGKGAAVSVAAAPKQPLEERLKQLINRHNVMVFMKGNRDSPKCGFSRTLIQILNGTGVQYETFDILTDEEVRQGLKEYSDWPTYPQLYVKGELVGGLDIIKELLENGELDSTLKA from the exons ATGTCGCTAGCCATTCTAGAAACCGCAGAAATTTTTGGAACTACTATTGG ATCACCTAACCTGACTGTGGTTCATTTTTCCGCTGATTGGGCTGCCCAGTGTGGGCAGGTTTCAGATGTGCTCAAAGAACTGGCAAAGCTTCCTGAAATCCAAGCCAGCGGTGCCAAgttttgtatttgtgatgcTGAGAAATTATCTGAAGCATCCTTGAAATATAAG GTTGATTCAGTGCCAACAGTAATACTTTTCAAAAATGGGAACTTGTTAGACAGAGTAGATGGGGCTGATGCTTCTCAGATCTCAGCCAAAGTCAAGGCACACAGTCTAGGTAAAGGAGCCGCTGTGAGTGTGGCAGCAGCACCAAAGCAACCCTTAGAAGAAAGACTAAAACAGCTCATCAACAGGCATAATGTTATGGTATTCATGAAGGGCAACAGAGATAGTCCTAAATGTGGATTCAGCAGGACTCTCATACAAATTCTTAATGGCACTGG GGTCCAGTACGAAACTTTTGATATCCTGACTGATGAAGAAGTCCGCCAAGGTCTGAAGGAGTACTCGGACTGGCCTACATACCCACAACTCTATGTGAAAGGAGAACTTGTTGGGGGATTAGATATAATCAAAGAGCTTCTAGAAAATGGTGAATTAGACTCTACACTGAAAGCCTGA
- the LOC105384895 gene encoding prefoldin subunit 5, which yields MATVSTAPAPGMHQIDLSKLNLHQLGQLKQQLDQELNVCQDSLQTLKMAQGKFVESGECVEKISPESLGKTILVPLTGSMYVPGSITDTTNVLIDIGTGYYAQKDIDGAKDYFKRKVQFVTEQMEKIQVIGIEKSRVRDAICKMIEMKMQVMAQAQQAAS from the exons ATGGCTACTGTTTCAACTGCACCGGCGCCTGGCATGCACCAAATTGATTTATCCAAATTGAATTTGCACCAGTTGGGCCAGCTAAAGCAACAATTAGATCAG GAACTCAATGTCTGTCAGGATTCTCTTCAGACATTAAAGATGGCACAAGGAAAGTTTGTTGAGTCTGGTGAATGTGTTGAGAAGATCTCGCCGGAATCTCTCGGGAAAACGATACTGGTGCCTCTCACCGGGTCCATGTATGTTCCTGGCTCAATTACTGACACCACTAATGTCCTCATAGATATAGGAACTGGATATTATGCACAAAAA GACATTGATGGTGCTAAAGATTACTTCAAGAGGAAAGTGCAGTTTGTGACCGAGCAGATGGAGAAGATTCAAGTCATCGGTATTGAGAAGTCGAGAGTGCGGGACGCCATTTGCAAAATGATAGAAATGAAAATGCAAGTCATGGCCCAGGCGCAGCAGGCTGCCTCATAA